The Crocosphaera subtropica ATCC 51142 genome includes a window with the following:
- a CDS encoding DUF2231 domain-containing protein: protein MNPNIIDTLSAELGANGLPYAIPIHPNLVHLTLGLFIIAIVFDMLGAMFGFQKPVFKILAIPAIRSNFFDVGWYNLLAASIITVFTVAAGFYEMMLANPITDVKSAWGMDAMSTMLWHGVGGVFLLAFMVGMTIWRGFQRFVWRKERTLQVQWSYLWVGMFMLFLLFIHGTLGAQIAAEFGVHNTADQLLHAGKETQLLQSEGLTAVNSYKP, encoded by the coding sequence ATGAATCCTAATATAATTGATACCTTAAGTGCCGAACTGGGTGCCAATGGACTTCCCTATGCCATTCCCATTCATCCTAATTTAGTTCATTTAACCTTGGGTTTGTTCATCATTGCCATTGTTTTTGATATGTTAGGGGCAATGTTTGGCTTCCAAAAACCTGTCTTCAAAATTTTGGCTATTCCTGCCATTCGCAGCAACTTTTTTGATGTGGGTTGGTATAACCTATTAGCTGCTTCTATTATCACCGTTTTTACCGTTGCTGCGGGGTTTTATGAGATGATGCTGGCTAACCCTATCACTGATGTCAAAAGTGCTTGGGGAATGGATGCAATGTCCACTATGTTGTGGCATGGTGTGGGTGGTGTATTCCTCTTAGCTTTCATGGTAGGAATGACCATCTGGCGAGGGTTTCAACGGTTTGTCTGGCGCAAAGAAAGAACCCTACAAGTGCAATGGAGTTACTTATGGGTGGGAATGTTTATGTTATTTCTGCTGTTTATTCACGGGACTTTAGGGGCCCAAATAGCGGCGGAGTTTGGAGTCCATAATACGGCAGATCAACTGTTACACGCTGGTAAAGAAACTCAGTTATTACAGTCCGAAGGGTTAACAGCCGTTAACTCCTACAAACCGTAA